A single genomic interval of Procambarus clarkii isolate CNS0578487 chromosome 61, FALCON_Pclarkii_2.0, whole genome shotgun sequence harbors:
- the LOC138354062 gene encoding mucin-5AC-like codes for MTAGTNPREFVRLLKILYKANGLFTFIVPEEVYNTPVSTPATDPVEDADSTSDDDSATTMQTSDPVVVPSARKSLPPETPTSTTIPVTNRGITVNAATLLDLLSAPAPHVSPAVANPSPVPVVNSASMDPGCDPVEGLYYGVPSAAVPTAATQPSRTQSSRTLPSRSTTSALHSSDESHEDVSVGTPSPPSRICHYSAADFL; via the coding sequence ATGACTGCTGGCACTAACCCCAGAGAATTTGTGAGACTCCTGAAAATTCTCTACAAAGCGAACGGTCTCTTTACCTTCATTGTTCCTGAAGAAGTCTACAACACTCCGGTTTCAACTCCAGCAACTGACCCTGTGGAGGATGCCGACTCTACATCcgacgacgattccgccactACAATGCAGACTTCAGATCCTGTTGTAGTACCTTCAGCTCGCAAGAGTCTGCCACCTGAGACCCCCACTTCTACTACAATTCCAGTTACTAACCGTGGCATCACTGTGAACGCGGCCACGCTTTTAGACTtactgtcagctcctgctccacATGTTTCTCCGGCTGTTGCTAACCCTTCACCCGTCCCAGTGGTGAATTCAGCTTCAATGGACCCTGGGTGTGACCCTGTAGAGGGTCTATACTATGGAGTCCCCTCTGCTGCAGTACCTACTGCTGCTACTCAACCTTCAAGAACTCAATCTTCGAGAACACTACCTTCGCGATCtaccacctctgctcttcactcatctgatgaatcgcATGAGGACGTGTCTGTTGGAACACCATCTCCTCCTTCACGGATATGTCACTACTCAGCTGCCGATTTCCTTTAA